Proteins encoded in a region of the Planococcus citri chromosome 1, ihPlaCitr1.1, whole genome shotgun sequence genome:
- the LOC135837053 gene encoding uncharacterized protein K02A2.6-like: protein MVDDVRDNISDSDNSSESGASFSSCEMAANIPPPFGRFDATKEDFESWLEQFTSHLNCYKVLDADKVNFLIASVGPETYSIMKKISVPKKPKDMDFKTLTEALIEHYNPSPLSAVCRYKFRSRVQQENEDFNSFHAALKELTIGCEFDTDARLDEEIRDRIIAGVRDTSLQNYYFSTPNLALKDVIARAKAAEQAGKGVTQLQSAPTGETATNLSRSNSDNSMNKINESVRKKKKPQSAAASNTSSSKSEKPKSNSSSNSSSQVIVCYRCGRKDHKATECRNCSKNTKCKKCSKTGHLPSVCGMSRSEMIRALNESQSARSVKVVDIASISALSSAPTPKIKLTLSVNGRDVRFEADSGSAYTLLSKSEARQFGLLSNMRAENIPLTSYTGGELTIIGIVPVTVSYKQKSLDLELQIVDGDYSSVVGLDWLLPLNIDIRDHCYKPANSENVINQTVSEHVELKNGILRLTEEFADIFASGIGRIPDVEAEIYLKPETVPIYCRARPVPYALQAAVNAEIDRLVAEGVYTPVTSSEWATPVVPVIKSDGRVRLVGDYSVTVNRHIVPEDYPIPNVEETFHGSGNCRYFSKFDISEAYMHMCTTLNASKILTVNTPKGLHNVNRMNYGVQCAAAKWQRFMESMLKDLPGSCVFYDDVKIASATAKEHLMRVRKFFELCRKFNIRLNKKKCDFLTDRLTYLGYEIDSNGVHKTQEKIEAVLNAKQPRTAAELKSFQGLVNYYARFVPNMSQLFAPLGKLLQKNARFKWNKACSAAFENIKKEIASDRVLTHFDPSKKLILATDASPEAIGAVLSHEDENGERPIAFVSRKLTPTEQRYSQIDKEALSIYWGTRKFFNYLFGRKFTLITDCRPLQSIFAAHAAKPSLSATRLLHYAIFLQGFDYEIKYRRSEQNANADFVSRFPYNEVDVNQIDTPTFLQKELLQKIPVTAAQIAEETLKDPITASLLRQLSGEEQCSLKPKELCEYSLYNGCIFCNERVYIPAKFRDAVLREIHSGHLGIVKCKQLARSYVYWPKIDQCIEKMVAQCEICGKNARNADKLPPHQWENPKAPWQRVHFDIGTLDGTNLLILVDAYSKWVEVYPMQSITTEKVIECFVECFSRFGNPTVLVSDNAPQFVSSEMSTYLRSIGVKHVTSPPFHPQSNGQVERYVQTVKNGLKCDTKGTLTQRLARFLQSYRRAPNSTTNKSPFELMFSRSMNTTLDLLLPKDSETKEIADEPRRSFCPNQKVQYRVYNKSEKWAYGFIHSRLGKVLYLINDNGSIAKRHANQIRSRSFDVAGAVSSTPYSFADQFEDQELHDHDVHEQSFQEAPASPPPVLRRSTRDRRSPKRFSP, encoded by the coding sequence ATGGTCGACGATGTAAGAGATAATATCTCCGATTCCGATAATTCCTCCGAGTCCGGTGCGTCGTTTTCTTCATGCGAAATGGCGGCTAATATTCCTCCTCCGTTTGGTCGCTTCGATGCTACAAAAGAAGATTTCGAATCATGGTTGGAGCAATTTACCAGTCATCTCAATTGCTACAAGGTTCTCGATGCCGACAAAGTTAATTTTCTAATTGCGTCGGTTGGACCTGAAACTTACTCtattatgaagaaaatttcagtaCCGAAAAAGCCGAAGGATATGGATTTTAAAACGTTGACTGAAGCCTTAATTGAACATTACAACCCATCACCGCTTTCAGCAGTATGTCGCTACAAATTTCGCTCCCGTGTTCAACAAGAAAACGAAGATTTCAATTCGTTTCATGCTGCTTTAAAGGAACTAACGATCGGATGCGAGTTTGATACCGATGCACGTTTAGACGAGGAGATTCGAGACCGCATTATTGCGGGAGTACGTGATACGAGTTTGCAAAATTATTACTTCTCTACCCCGAATCTTGCGTTGAAAGATGTTATTGCTCGTGCGAAAGCTGCTGAACAAGCAGGTAAGGGTGTTACTCAGTTACAATCTGCTCCGACTGGCGAAACTGCTACCAATTTGTCAAGGTCGAATAGTGATAACTCGATGAACAAAATCAACGAGTCAGTGCGTAAGAAGAAAAAACCCCAATCTGCCGCTGCGTCGAATACGTCTTCTTCGAAGAGTGAAAAACCCAAATCTAATTCCTCATCGAATTCGTCATCTCAAGTCATCGTATGCTACCGTTGCGGACGAAAAGATCACAAGGCAACAGAGTGCAGAAATTGCAGTAAGaatacaaaatgcaaaaagtgCAGTAAAACGGGTCATCTTCCTAGTGTTTGCGGTATGTCTAGATCTGAAATGATACGTGCGTTAAACGAATCTCAGTCAGCCAGATCCGTTAAAGTGGTTGATATCGCTAGTATTTCCGCCTTAAGCAGTGCTCCAACGCCGAAGATAAAACTTACCTTATCAGTAAATGGTCGTGATGTACGTTTCGAAGCGGATAGCGGTTCTGCTTACACTTTATTATCGAAGAGTGAAGCACGTCAGTTTGGTTTGTTATCAAATATGCGAGCTGAAAATATCCCACTTACTTCGTACACTGGTGGTGAACTTACTATCATCGGTATTGTACCTGTTACGGTTTCCTACAAACAAAAATCACTCGATCTCGAACTGCAAATCGTCGATGGTGATTATTCAAGTGTTGTTGGTCTCGATTGGTTGCTACCTTTAAATATCGATATTCGAGATCATTGCTACAAACCTGCTAATTCCGAGAACGTTATCAATCAGACTGTTTCTGAACAtgtcgagttgaaaaatggtattttacgTTTAACCGAAGAGTTCGCGGATATTTTTGCCAGTGGTATTGGACGAATTCCAGATGTCGAggctgaaatttatttgaaaccTGAGACTGTTCCGATATACTGTCGAGCTAGACCAGTTCCCTATGCGCTTCAAGCTGCTGttaatgctgaaattgatcGTTTGGTCGCCGAAGGAGTTTATACGCCTGTCACTTCTTCAGAATGGGCTACTCCAGTTGTGCCAGTGATTAAATCTGACGGTCGTGTACGTTTAGTAGGCGATTATAGCGTAACGGTTAATCGCCATATTGTCCCTGAAGATTACCCAATTCCCAATGTGGAAGAAACATTTCATGGATCTGGTAATTGTCGttatttttcgaagtttgaCATCAGTGAAGCTTATATGCACATGTGTACTACGTTGAACGCTTCGAAAATTTTAACGGTGAATACTCCAAAGGGTTTACACAACGTGAATCGTATGAATTACGGTGTTCAATGTGCCGCAGCGAAGTGGCAAAGATTTATGGAATCTATGCTGAAAGATCTTCCAGGATCATGCGTTTTCTACGATGACGTTAAAATCGCTTCTGCTACTGCTAAAGAACATTTAATGCGAgttcgtaaatttttcgaattatgcCGTAAGTTCAACATTCGTCTGAATAAGAAAAAGTGCGATTTTCTTACTGATCGTTTAACCTACCTTGGTTACGAAATTGATTCCAATGGAGTTCATAAAACGCAAGAGAAAATTGAGGCCGTTTTAAATGCTAAACAACCTCGTACTGCGGCTGAGCTGAAATCGTTTCAAGGCTTAGTGAATTACTACGCGCGTTTTGTTCCTAATATGAGTCAATTATTTGCTCCTTTGGGTAAACTTTTGCAGAAAAATGCCAGATTTAAATGGAATAAAGCTTGCAGTGCTGCGTTTGAGAATATTAAGAAGGAGATCGCTAGTGATCGCGTTTTGACTCATTTCGATCcgagcaaaaaattgattctagCAACCGATGCATCTCCGGAAGCGATTGGCGCCGTTTTGAGTCACGAAGATGAAAATGGTGAGCGCCCGATTGCGTTTGTTTCTCGTAAGCTTACTCCTACAGAGCAGCGTTATAGCCAGATTGATAAAGAGGCACTTTCCATCTACTGGGGAACGCGtaagtttttcaattacttatttggaagaaaatttacgTTAATTACTGACTGTCGTCCTCTTCAATCGATTTTCGCCGCTCATGCTGCTAAACCTTCTCTCAGTGCTACCAGACTTTTGCATTACGCCATCTTTCTGCAAGGTTTTGACTATGAAATCAAGTACCGACGTTCCGAACAGAACGCCAATGCCGATTTTGTCAGTCGTTTTCCTTACAACGAAGTCGATGTTAACCAAATCGATACACCTACGTTTCTACAGAAAGAGTTGTTGCAGAAAATTCCAGTTACTGCTGCTCAAATTGCCGAGGAAACTTTGAAAGATCCTATCACAGCTTCTCTACTTCGTCAGCTGTCCGGTGAAGAGCAATGTTCGTTAAAGCCCAAGGAGTTATGCGAATACTCTTTGTATAATGGCTGTATTTTTTGTAACGAACGTGTTTACATTCCTGCCAAATTTCGCGATGCGGTTCTACGTGAAATTCATTCTGGTCATCTGGGAattgtaaaatgtaaacaaCTCGCTCGGAGCTACGTTTATTGGCCGAAAATCGACCAGTGCATCGAAAAAATGGTCGCGCAGTGTGAAATTTGCGGTAAAAACGCTCGAAACGCCGATAAACTTCCGCCTCATCAGTGGGAGAATCCTAAAGCTCCGTGGCAACGTGTGCATTTTGATATTGGTACACTCGATGGTACGAATTTACTCATTTTGGTCGATGCTTACTCGAAATGGGTAGAAGTTTATCCGATGCAGTCAATTACTACTGAAAAGGTCATCGAATGTTTTGTCGAATGTTTTAGTCGTTTCGGTAATCCTACTGTGCTCGTTTCAGACAACGCTCCTCAGTTTGTTTCATCggaaatgagtacctacctgcGAAGTATTGGCGTAAAGCATGTTACTTCCCCTCCGTTCCACCCTCAGTCCAACGGGCAAGTCGAGCGCTATGTACAGACGgtgaaaaatggtttaaaatgtGACACCAAAGGCACTTTAACTCAGCGATTGGCTCGATTTCTACAGTCCTATCGTCGTGCGCCTAATTCTACTACAAATAAATCGCCATTCGAATTAATGTTCAGTCGTTCAATGAACACAACGCTCGATCTACTGCTACCGAAGGATTCTGAGACCAAGGAGATTGCGGACGAACCTAGACGATCATTTTGTCCTAATCAAAAGGTTCAATATCGCGTTTATAATAAAAGCGAAAAATGGGCCTATGGTTTTATACATAGTCGTCTTGGTAAAGTGCTGTATTTGATCAACGATAATGGTTCCATCGCGAAGCGTCATGCAAACCAAATTCGAAGTCGTTCGTTCGATGTTGCTGGAGCTGTTTCCTCTACTCCTTATTCGTTTGCTGATCAATTCGAAGATCAAGAGCTTCATGATCACGATGTTCATGAGCAATCCTTTCAAGAGGCTCCTGCTTCGCCTCCTCCGGTTCTTCGTCGTTCTACTCGTGACAGGAGATCCCCGAAACGTTTTTCCCCTTAG